One window of the Megalops cyprinoides isolate fMegCyp1 chromosome 2, fMegCyp1.pri, whole genome shotgun sequence genome contains the following:
- the LOC118772565 gene encoding delta-type opioid receptor-like yields the protein MDSNLVEIFKEDKCLSAVSEECFSNSTWQPSYPDIYNFTPNGSWANEPMSPIIPIITAVYSVVFVVGLVGNCLVMYVIIRYTKMKTATNIYIFNLALADALVTTTMPFQSTDYLLNSWPFGEVVCKVFISIDYYNMFTSIFTLTMMSVDRYIAVCHPVKALDFRTPIKAKIINVCIWILSSAAGIPALILGSTQTNNGTTECALQFPDPYIYWDTLMKICVFIFAFIVPVLIITVCYTLMILRLKSVRLLSGSREKDRNLRRITKLVLVVVAVFVVCWTPIHIFILVKALTDVPETTAVMGAYFFCVALGYTNSSLNPILYAFLDENFKRCFKDFCLPSKLKADRQGTSRARSTIREPAHPQGNPDGTSKPV from the exons ATGGACAGCAATTTGGTGGAAATATTCAAGGAAGACAAGTGCCTCTCTGCCGTTTCCGAGGAGTGTTTCTCTAATTCCACTTGGCAGCCCAGTTATCCTGACATATATAATTTCACACCCAATGGAAGTTGGGCGAACGAACCCATGTCACCCATCATTCCCATCATCACTGCAGTTTATTCCGTGGTGTTTGTGGTGGGGTTAGTGGGCAACTGCCTTGTCATGTATGTTATCATCAG ATACACAAAGATGAAGACTGCCACCAATATCTACATCTTCAATCTTGCTTTGGCAGATGCTCTGGTCACCACCACCATGCCTTTCCAGAGCACAGATTACTTGCTCAATTCATGGCCTTTCGGAGAGGTGGTTTGCAAGGTGTTCATCTCCATCGATTACTACAACATGTTTACCAGCATCTTCACGCTGACCATGATGAGTGTCGACCGCTACATTGCAGTCTGCCACCCCGTCAAGGCTCTCGATTTCCGCACTCCTATAAAAGCCAAGATTATTAATGTCTGTATCTGGATTCTATCTTCTGCCGCTGGTATACCAGCTTTGATCCTTGGAAGCACTCAGACTAACAATG GCACCACAGAATGTGCCTTGCAGTTCCCAGACCCCTACATCTACTGGGACACCCTGATGAAgatctgtgtgttcattttcgCCTTCATCGTGCCCGTCCTCATCATCACGGTGTGCTACACTCTGATGATCTTGCGACTGAAGAGTGTCCGGCTGCTCTCGGGCTCCAGGGAGAAGGACCGCAACCTGCGCCGTATCACCAAGCTGGTCCTGGTGGTGGTGGCCGTCTTCGTGGTGTGCTGGACCCccatacatattttcattctgGTCAAGGCCCTCACGGATGTCCCTGAGACCACCGCCGTCATGGGAGCCTACTTCTTCTGTGTGGCCCTGGGCTACACCAACAGCAGCCTCAACCCCATCCTCTACGCTTTCCTGGATGAGAACTTTAAAAGGTGCTTCAAGGACTTTTGCCTCCCTTCAAAGCtaaaggcagacagacagggcacCAGCAGAGCCAGGAGTACCATTCGTGAGCCTGCCCATCCACAAGGGAATCCCGACGGAACTAGCAAGCCAGTATGA